A window of the Methyloprofundus sp. genome harbors these coding sequences:
- a CDS encoding ribosome-binding factor A, producing MAREFSRSARVASQMQKELALILQQGIKDPRIGFVTVNEVELSKDLATAKIYITVLGADEQGQKDNLGWLNDAVPYIRSEMGHRMRLRSVPYIKFYYDNSFETGMRVSELLSDSPSKSDD from the coding sequence ATGGCTAGAGAGTTTAGTCGCAGTGCGCGAGTTGCTTCGCAGATGCAGAAAGAGTTGGCCTTAATTTTGCAGCAGGGTATTAAAGATCCGCGTATTGGTTTTGTTACTGTTAATGAAGTTGAGCTAAGTAAAGACTTAGCAACGGCTAAAATATATATCACTGTACTAGGGGCTGATGAGCAAGGGCAAAAGGACAATCTTGGCTGGTTGAATGATGCGGTACCTTATATTCGTTCTGAAATGGGGCATCGCATGCGGTTAAGAAGTGTGCCTTATATTAAGTTTTATTACGATAATTCTTTTGAAACAGGGATGCGAGTTTCTGAGTTGTTATCTGATTCACCATCAAAGAGTGATGATTAG
- a CDS encoding translation initiation factor IF-2 has protein sequence MSDKSVKELAGIVGIPLDRLLEQMKEAGISAHTADDLVNEDEKMTLLAHLRKLHGKGEGEGEGTAKKVTLKRRTVTSLKQGTTPGKDTKTINIQVNKKKTYIKREEAMSDEERVELERVKKDLDERAKKQEAEEQLHREASAREKAELEAKLAAQKKLEDEAIAERAKKEKAVEAERLVAEKAKRLEASVERNAEKVRKQAAAKKAAAEKKGGGARRPAGAPNRPGGAGGRAKPAEKAATVHRRADKPAGGGKAHYGKKGRKGRGRQEQQFSADTKHAFEMPTEVVAKEVSIPENIIVSELAQKMSVKAAEVIKHLMKLGIMSTINQSIDQETAVILVEEMGHTAVMTNEEDHETDMLAEHTEDDDREEFPRAPIVTIMGHVDHGKTSLLDYIRETRVASGEAGGITQHIGAYQVKTDHGAVTFLDTPGHAAFTAMRARGADVTDVVIVVVAADDGVMPQTKEAVEHARAANVPMIIAINKIDKVEANPEKVMQELATINVVPEEWGGDVQFLKVSAKTGEGVDELIESLILQAEILELKAPSEGKASGLVIESRLDKGRGAVATIMVQKGTLEQGQIVLCGHEYGRIRAMFNESGTKLKQAGPSAPVEILGLSGTPNAGDDFVVVTNERAARELAEHREDKHKSSRVAAQQAAKMEEVFSRMAAGETSTLNVIIKTDVQGSLEALRESLIKLSTDEVSVKVVYGGVGGINEGDANLALASAAVLIGFNVRADTTARKLIAEKDIDLHYYSVIYDAIDEVKKSLSGMLSPEIKEKIVGLAEVRDVFRSPKFGSIAGCMVIDGFVKRNLPIRVLRDNVVIYEGQLESLRRFKDDANEVKMGMECGVGVKNYNDVKVGDQIEVFERFEVQREL, from the coding sequence ATGAGTGATAAATCAGTAAAAGAATTAGCTGGTATAGTAGGTATACCTCTGGACCGATTATTAGAGCAAATGAAAGAAGCGGGTATTTCTGCGCATACAGCTGATGATCTGGTTAATGAAGATGAAAAGATGACTTTGCTCGCGCATTTAAGAAAATTACACGGCAAAGGTGAGGGTGAAGGTGAAGGTACCGCTAAAAAGGTGACTTTAAAGCGCCGTACCGTGACTAGTTTGAAGCAAGGAACGACTCCAGGTAAAGATACTAAGACGATTAATATTCAAGTCAATAAGAAAAAGACTTATATAAAGCGTGAAGAAGCTATGTCGGATGAAGAGCGAGTTGAGTTAGAGCGCGTTAAGAAAGATTTGGATGAGCGTGCTAAAAAGCAGGAAGCTGAAGAGCAGTTGCACAGAGAGGCATCCGCCAGAGAGAAGGCTGAGTTGGAGGCTAAGTTAGCGGCTCAGAAAAAACTGGAAGATGAGGCGATTGCTGAGCGTGCTAAAAAAGAAAAGGCAGTAGAAGCTGAGCGCCTTGTGGCTGAAAAGGCAAAAAGGCTAGAGGCTTCAGTTGAGCGTAATGCTGAAAAAGTAAGAAAACAAGCTGCAGCTAAAAAAGCGGCAGCTGAGAAGAAGGGCGGCGGCGCTAGAAGGCCAGCTGGAGCACCTAATAGGCCTGGAGGTGCTGGTGGTAGAGCAAAGCCAGCAGAGAAAGCTGCAACGGTACATAGAAGAGCGGATAAGCCTGCAGGTGGTGGTAAAGCTCATTATGGTAAAAAAGGACGTAAAGGTCGGGGTAGGCAAGAGCAGCAATTTTCTGCTGATACTAAGCATGCATTTGAGATGCCGACTGAAGTTGTTGCCAAGGAAGTTTCCATTCCAGAAAACATTATTGTTTCCGAGTTAGCTCAGAAAATGAGTGTTAAAGCCGCTGAGGTGATTAAGCACTTGATGAAGCTAGGCATTATGTCAACGATTAACCAAAGTATTGACCAAGAAACGGCGGTTATCCTAGTTGAGGAAATGGGGCATACCGCTGTTATGACCAACGAAGAAGATCATGAAACAGATATGCTGGCAGAGCATACTGAAGATGATGATCGTGAAGAATTTCCAAGGGCACCTATTGTTACCATTATGGGGCATGTTGATCACGGTAAAACTTCATTATTAGATTACATTCGTGAAACACGCGTTGCCTCAGGTGAGGCTGGTGGGATTACCCAGCATATTGGGGCTTATCAGGTTAAAACCGACCATGGCGCGGTAACTTTCCTAGATACACCAGGGCATGCTGCATTCACCGCTATGCGAGCACGTGGAGCTGATGTTACCGATGTCGTTATTGTTGTAGTAGCTGCTGATGATGGTGTCATGCCGCAAACTAAAGAAGCGGTTGAACATGCGCGTGCAGCAAATGTGCCGATGATTATTGCCATCAATAAAATTGATAAGGTCGAGGCAAACCCTGAGAAAGTTATGCAGGAATTAGCGACTATTAATGTTGTGCCTGAAGAGTGGGGCGGAGATGTGCAATTTCTGAAAGTTTCAGCTAAAACGGGTGAGGGGGTCGATGAGTTAATCGAATCCTTGATTCTACAGGCTGAAATTCTAGAATTGAAAGCACCAAGTGAAGGTAAGGCATCAGGGTTGGTAATTGAATCAAGGCTGGATAAAGGTCGTGGTGCTGTTGCAACAATTATGGTACAAAAAGGTACTTTAGAGCAGGGTCAGATTGTATTGTGTGGTCACGAATATGGTCGGATACGTGCCATGTTTAATGAAAGCGGTACTAAACTTAAACAAGCGGGGCCTTCTGCGCCAGTCGAAATTCTTGGTTTGTCTGGTACGCCAAATGCGGGTGATGATTTTGTTGTAGTGACTAATGAAAGAGCTGCAAGGGAATTGGCCGAGCATAGAGAAGATAAGCATAAATCTTCGCGTGTTGCTGCACAGCAAGCGGCGAAGATGGAAGAGGTCTTTTCCAGAATGGCGGCGGGCGAAACTTCTACTTTAAATGTTATTATTAAAACGGATGTGCAAGGTAGTTTGGAAGCTTTGCGTGAGTCATTAATTAAACTCTCAACCGACGAAGTATCTGTTAAGGTTGTTTATGGCGGTGTAGGGGGTATTAATGAAGGTGATGCTAACTTAGCATTGGCTTCTGCTGCTGTCTTGATTGGTTTTAATGTGCGTGCAGATACAACGGCTAGAAAATTAATTGCTGAAAAAGATATTGATTTACATTATTACAGTGTAATTTATGATGCGATTGATGAAGTGAAAAAATCACTTAGCGGTATGTTATCACCTGAAATCAAAGAGAAAATTGTTGGCCTGGCGGAAGTGCGTGATGTATTCCGTTCACCTAAGTTTGGTTCTATTGCAGGCTGTATGGTAATTGATGGCTTTGTTAAGCGTAATTTACCTATTCGTGTTCTACGTGATAATGTAGTCATTTATGAGGGGCAATTAGAATCACTACGTCGTTTTAAAGATGATGCTAATGAGGTCAAAATGGGCATGGAATGTGGTGTCGGCGTGAAAAATTATAATGATGTTAAAGTCGGTGATCAGATTGAGGTCTTTGAGCGTTTTGAAGTGCAGCGTGAACTATAA
- a CDS encoding tRNA pseudouridine55 synthase, which translates to MARRKKGRDIHGIVLLDKRQGISSNKALQEVKRLYNANKAGHTGSLDPLATGLLPICLGEATKVSAYMLADDKQYQTVIQLGVMTDTGDIEGSVIEEKAVPEVSQVQLQACLDSFVGEIEQVPPMYSALKVNGKKLYELAREGITIERKARNITIYAIECLDFKENLLTLDVRCSKGTYIRTLAEDIGHKLGCGGTVKELRRTAAGQFSLADAHAIEELQEMESDAAMQAIMIAVDQPLQDFPAMHISQFEAGLVQQGQQIASQFSAENQGMCRLYHDKQFLGLGEILMDDKIQPRKLFNLKTDLNKP; encoded by the coding sequence ATGGCAAGACGTAAAAAGGGCCGTGATATTCATGGTATTGTATTGCTAGATAAGCGCCAAGGGATTAGTTCTAATAAGGCTTTGCAGGAAGTGAAGCGCCTTTATAATGCTAATAAAGCAGGGCATACTGGCAGTTTAGATCCTTTGGCAACAGGGTTGCTGCCTATTTGCTTGGGAGAGGCTACCAAGGTTTCTGCCTATATGCTGGCTGATGATAAGCAATATCAAACGGTTATTCAGTTGGGTGTCATGACTGATACGGGGGATATTGAAGGTTCGGTCATAGAGGAAAAAGCGGTGCCTGAGGTTAGTCAGGTGCAACTACAGGCTTGTTTGGATTCTTTTGTGGGTGAAATTGAGCAAGTGCCGCCGATGTATTCTGCTTTAAAAGTGAATGGTAAAAAGCTGTACGAGCTTGCTCGTGAAGGCATTACTATTGAGCGTAAAGCGCGTAATATAACGATTTATGCCATTGAGTGTCTTGATTTTAAAGAAAATTTACTCACTCTGGATGTGCGTTGTTCGAAAGGAACCTATATTAGAACGCTTGCTGAAGATATAGGTCATAAACTAGGCTGTGGTGGTACGGTAAAGGAATTAAGGCGTACAGCAGCAGGGCAATTTTCTTTAGCGGATGCACATGCTATTGAAGAGTTGCAGGAGATGGAGTCGGATGCGGCAATGCAGGCTATTATGATTGCTGTGGATCAGCCATTACAAGATTTTCCTGCTATGCATATTTCGCAATTTGAGGCTGGCTTGGTGCAACAAGGGCAGCAAATAGCGAGTCAGTTTAGTGCAGAGAATCAAGGTATGTGCCGTTTGTACCATGATAAACAGTTTTTAGGCTTGGGTGAAATCTTAATGGATGATAAAATACAGCCCAGAAAATTGTTTAATTTAAAAACTGATTTAAACAAACCTTAA
- a CDS encoding polyribonucleotide nucleotidyltransferase — translation MNLKPIRKEFQYGQQLVSIETGEIARQTSGAVMIDVEGTSLLVSVVGKKEAKGGDFFPLTVNYQEKAYAAGKIPGGFFKREGRPSETETLTSRLIDRPIRPLFPNGYTNEVQIIITVVSLNPDVDPEIPALLGASAALAVSGLPFNGPIGAARVGYKDGEYLLNPSKEQLADSLLDLVVAGTDQAVLMVESEADNLAEEIMLGSVLFGHEQLQVAITAINEFAAEVNTPLYQWEAPVADTELEAKVVAEVEESIKSAYQIAEKLVRQDKLSEIRAAVVEQLTADDQYAESDIRDIIEEIEKRVVRTAILTDRRRIDGRDLDVVRPIAVRTGVLPRTHGSALFTRGETQALVVATLGTERDAQIIDALAGEYKEPFMLHYNFPPYSVGETGFVGSPKRREIGHGRLAKRGVAAVMPDMTEFPYTLRVVSEITESNGSSSMASVCGTSLALMDAGVPIKAPVAGIAMGLIKEGDEFAVLSDIMGDEDHLGDMDFKVAGSAEGITALQMDIKIEGITSEIMGAALEQAKAGRLHILGEMNKALSSTREEMSDYAPRIITFKIDPSKIREVIGKGGATIRGITEETGATVDLTDDGVVNVSSVDRAAGEAAKKIIEEITAEVEVGKIYEGKVVRLMDFGAFVTILPGKDGLVHISQITNEHVDKVSDKLSEGDVVRVKVLEIDRQGRVRLSMKEVDKED, via the coding sequence GTGAATCTGAAACCAATCAGAAAAGAATTTCAATACGGTCAACAATTAGTCAGCATTGAAACAGGTGAAATTGCCCGCCAAACAAGCGGTGCAGTCATGATTGATGTCGAAGGTACATCGCTTTTAGTATCAGTAGTTGGTAAAAAAGAAGCTAAAGGCGGAGACTTTTTTCCATTAACTGTTAACTATCAAGAAAAGGCGTATGCCGCTGGTAAAATCCCTGGGGGATTTTTTAAACGTGAAGGTCGCCCTTCAGAAACAGAAACTTTAACATCGCGCTTAATTGATAGACCGATTCGTCCATTATTCCCAAATGGGTATACTAACGAAGTTCAAATTATTATTACCGTTGTTTCATTAAATCCTGATGTTGATCCTGAAATTCCTGCATTATTGGGTGCGTCAGCTGCTTTAGCTGTTTCAGGCTTACCTTTTAATGGTCCTATTGGTGCTGCTCGTGTTGGTTATAAAGATGGCGAATATCTGTTAAACCCAAGTAAAGAGCAATTAGCAGATTCATTATTGGATTTAGTTGTTGCTGGTACTGATCAAGCGGTTTTGATGGTGGAATCAGAAGCTGATAACTTAGCTGAAGAAATCATGTTGGGTTCGGTGTTATTCGGGCATGAGCAATTGCAAGTGGCCATTACTGCCATTAATGAATTTGCAGCTGAAGTGAATACACCTTTATATCAGTGGGAAGCACCAGTTGCTGATACAGAGTTAGAAGCTAAAGTTGTTGCAGAAGTTGAAGAATCAATTAAATCTGCCTATCAAATTGCTGAAAAATTAGTTCGCCAAGATAAGTTAAGTGAGATTAGAGCAGCTGTTGTTGAGCAATTAACTGCTGATGATCAATATGCTGAGTCTGATATCCGTGACATTATTGAAGAAATCGAAAAGCGTGTGGTACGTACTGCGATTTTGACAGATAGAAGACGTATTGATGGCCGTGATTTAGATGTGGTTAGACCTATCGCTGTACGGACGGGTGTATTACCTCGCACACACGGTTCTGCATTATTTACCCGTGGAGAAACGCAAGCATTAGTAGTAGCAACGCTAGGTACTGAGCGTGATGCACAAATTATTGATGCTTTGGCAGGTGAATATAAAGAGCCATTCATGTTGCACTATAATTTTCCTCCATACAGTGTTGGGGAGACAGGCTTTGTTGGCTCGCCTAAACGTCGTGAAATTGGTCATGGTCGTTTAGCAAAGCGTGGTGTTGCTGCAGTGATGCCTGATATGACAGAATTTCCATATACACTACGTGTTGTGTCGGAAATTACCGAATCAAATGGTTCTAGCTCTATGGCTTCTGTTTGTGGTACAAGTCTGGCACTAATGGATGCAGGTGTGCCTATTAAAGCACCAGTAGCTGGTATTGCTATGGGCTTAATTAAAGAAGGCGATGAATTTGCAGTATTGTCTGACATCATGGGTGATGAAGATCACTTGGGTGATATGGATTTTAAAGTGGCAGGTTCTGCAGAAGGAATTACTGCTTTGCAAATGGATATCAAAATTGAGGGTATCACTTCTGAAATCATGGGTGCTGCTTTAGAGCAAGCAAAAGCAGGTCGTTTGCATATCTTAGGTGAAATGAATAAGGCATTGTCTTCAACGCGTGAAGAAATGTCAGATTATGCACCTAGAATCATTACTTTTAAAATTGACCCAAGCAAAATCCGTGAAGTCATTGGTAAAGGTGGTGCGACTATTCGTGGTATTACCGAAGAAACAGGTGCTACTGTTGATTTGACTGATGATGGTGTTGTGAATGTTTCATCTGTAGACAGAGCAGCTGGTGAAGCAGCCAAGAAAATCATCGAAGAAATTACTGCTGAAGTAGAAGTGGGTAAAATTTATGAAGGTAAAGTCGTTCGCTTAATGGACTTTGGTGCTTTTGTAACTATTCTGCCAGGTAAAGATGGTTTAGTACATATTTCACAAATCACTAATGAGCATGTTGATAAAGTGAGTGACAAATTATCGGAAGGTGATGTTGTTCGCGTTAAAGTTTTAGAAATTGATCGTCAAGGTCGTGTAAGACTAAGCATGAAAGAAGTTGATAAAGAAGATTAG
- a CDS encoding small subunit ribosomal protein S15 — translation MPFTAEQKKAVVEEYRLTDTDTGSSEVQVALLTAHILHLAPHFAEHKKDNHSRRGLLRMVNQRRKLLDYLKRKDVERYKSLIARLGLRK, via the coding sequence ATGCCATTTACAGCAGAACAAAAAAAAGCAGTTGTTGAAGAATATCGTTTAACTGATACTGATACTGGTTCATCAGAAGTACAAGTTGCTTTATTAACTGCCCACATTCTTCATTTAGCACCACACTTTGCCGAGCATAAAAAAGATAACCACTCGCGTCGTGGACTTTTAAGAATGGTTAACCAGCGTCGTAAGTTGTTGGATTATTTGAAAAGAAAAGATGTAGAGCGTTATAAGTCTTTAATTGCACGTCTAGGCTTACGTAAATAA